In Candidatus Binatia bacterium, one DNA window encodes the following:
- a CDS encoding cytochrome P450, giving the protein MPEGPGNGNRITDGRELVDPVSYAENGTPHDLWTRLRQESPVHRCTPAGFEPFWAITKHADISAISKQPALFSNEPGVVVLGDHQLKARADGNGLGAMKTIIEMDPPDHVAYRKVTSAWFTPRSITRLDAAIEESARRIFDDLAGTGGEGVCDWATEVAVRHPLTILSTVLGLTPEEEPKVLELTNQLFAADDPDLRREGDDYDERVVALGTEIYALFERIIEDRRAHPTDDLATVIANAEIDGKQMGPLETFGYYLIIFTAGHDTTKNAIAGMMQELLKNPEELAKLRAHPEWIDSAVEEIVRWTAPVNYMKRTALADTEVRGQKIAKGDFLAMFYASANRDEEVFADPFAFRVDRNPNPHLGFGIGEHFCLGAHMAKRSLRALVAEMANRLESVQATGEASQIHSSFVVGLKKLPVSYRITP; this is encoded by the coding sequence ATGCCTGAGGGGCCCGGCAACGGGAATCGAATCACGGACGGTCGAGAGTTGGTCGATCCGGTTTCCTACGCGGAGAACGGCACGCCGCACGATCTCTGGACGCGCCTGCGGCAGGAGTCTCCGGTGCATCGCTGCACACCGGCGGGGTTCGAACCCTTCTGGGCGATCACCAAGCATGCCGATATATCCGCGATTTCCAAACAGCCCGCGCTTTTTTCCAACGAGCCGGGTGTCGTCGTTCTGGGGGATCATCAATTGAAGGCTCGGGCTGACGGAAACGGCCTTGGCGCGATGAAAACGATCATCGAAATGGACCCGCCCGATCATGTGGCTTATCGCAAAGTCACCAGCGCCTGGTTCACGCCGCGCTCGATTACTCGACTGGACGCGGCGATCGAGGAAAGTGCGCGCAGGATTTTCGACGATCTTGCGGGAACGGGCGGCGAGGGCGTTTGCGATTGGGCGACAGAGGTTGCGGTGCGGCACCCGCTGACGATTCTCTCGACGGTTCTCGGTCTGACGCCCGAGGAAGAGCCGAAGGTCCTCGAACTGACGAATCAGCTGTTTGCGGCGGACGACCCCGATCTGCGTCGCGAAGGCGATGATTATGACGAGCGAGTGGTTGCTTTGGGGACGGAGATTTACGCTCTCTTCGAGAGGATTATCGAGGACCGCCGCGCGCATCCCACTGACGATTTGGCCACGGTGATTGCGAATGCCGAGATTGATGGAAAACAGATGGGGCCGCTCGAGACGTTCGGCTACTACCTGATTATTTTCACCGCGGGTCACGATACGACCAAAAATGCGATTGCCGGGATGATGCAGGAATTGCTCAAGAACCCCGAGGAATTGGCCAAGCTTCGCGCGCATCCGGAGTGGATCGACTCGGCGGTCGAGGAAATCGTCCGCTGGACCGCACCTGTGAACTATATGAAGCGGACGGCCCTCGCAGATACCGAGGTGCGGGGGCAGAAAATTGCCAAAGGCGATTTCCTTGCCATGTTCTACGCCTCGGCCAACCGGGACGAGGAGGTCTTCGCGGACCCCTTCGCGTTTCGGGTGGACCGGAACCCCAATCCGCACCTCGGGTTCGGGATCGGCGAGCATTTCTGTCTCGGCGCACATATGGCGAAGCGATCGTTGCGAGCCTTGGTCGCCGAGATGGCCAATCGCCTCGAGTCGGTGCAGGCGACGGGCGAGGCAAGCCAGATTCACTCCAGCTTTGTCGTGGGGCTCAAGAAGTTACCCGTTTCCTACCGGATCACGCCTTAG
- a CDS encoding NAD(P)-dependent oxidoreductase has translation MSETQEKALRVGFIGLGFIGAPMAARLPEAGFETWVHDISTDAMAPLVEAGAHAADSAADVASHAEIIGVCVLDDAQTESVVAGPGGLLETARPGTIIALHGTIHPETTKRLAETAAAKSVTLVDAQMTGGPHGAAAGTLRYMVGGSEQDFERVRPFLAASGQDIIHCGPLGAGTTAKLGNNLVQYCFWQALTEAQNLTRSQGVADEKIQEVLGWILNDSAVLMLAGRNALEADPGNDFLAERFAGAAKLLEKDLGLALEVGHAAGLKMPAAELTARSAAAILALPPED, from the coding sequence ATGAGTGAAACACAGGAAAAGGCGCTTCGAGTTGGATTTATCGGCCTCGGCTTTATCGGTGCCCCCATGGCCGCCCGCCTGCCCGAAGCCGGATTCGAAACGTGGGTCCACGACATTTCGACCGACGCCATGGCGCCGCTTGTCGAAGCGGGCGCCCACGCCGCCGACAGCGCAGCGGATGTTGCCAGCCATGCCGAGATCATCGGTGTCTGCGTCCTTGACGACGCGCAGACCGAATCTGTCGTGGCCGGACCCGGTGGTCTTCTCGAAACAGCCCGGCCCGGAACCATTATCGCCCTGCACGGCACCATCCATCCCGAGACCACCAAACGACTGGCCGAAACGGCGGCGGCCAAAAGCGTCACGCTGGTCGACGCCCAGATGACCGGCGGCCCCCATGGAGCTGCTGCGGGAACTCTCCGATATATGGTCGGCGGAAGTGAGCAGGACTTCGAGCGCGTGCGTCCCTTCCTCGCCGCCTCGGGGCAGGACATCATCCATTGTGGTCCGCTCGGGGCGGGGACTACGGCCAAGCTCGGCAACAATCTCGTGCAATATTGCTTCTGGCAGGCACTCACCGAGGCACAGAACCTGACCCGGAGTCAGGGCGTCGCCGACGAGAAAATTCAGGAAGTCCTCGGCTGGATCCTCAACGACAGCGCCGTGCTGATGCTGGCAGGCCGCAATGCTCTCGAAGCCGACCCGGGCAATGATTTTCTGGCGGAGCGATTCGCCGGAGCCGCCAAGTTGCTGGAAAAGGACCTTGGCCTTGCCCTCGAGGTCGGTCACGCTGCCGGGCTCAAGATGCCGGCCGCCGAACTCACCGCGCGCAGTGCGGCCGCGATCCTCGCGCTCCCACCGGAGGACTGA